A genomic region of Ovis canadensis isolate MfBH-ARS-UI-01 breed Bighorn chromosome 9, ARS-UI_OviCan_v2, whole genome shotgun sequence contains the following coding sequences:
- the LOC138445594 gene encoding EH domain-containing protein 1-like — protein MRAAPRPPAPPPPQPARRAQPRLRVRSRLSAGPLPCSSQPGVQQHVNKDAPRKKEPELFQTVSEGLRQLYAQKLLPLEEHYRFHEFHSAALEDADFDNKPMVLLVGQYSTGKTTFIRHLMEQDFPGMRIGPEPTIAVMHGPTRGVVPGNALVVDPRRPFRKLKAFGNAFLNRMT, from the coding sequence ATGCGGGCCGctccccgcccccctgccccaccGCCCCCTCAGCCGGCCCGCCGGGCCCAGCCTCGGCTCCGCGTCCGCTCTCGGCTCTCAGCCGGCCCTTTACCCTGCAGCAGCCAGCCCGGTGTCCAGCAGCATGTCAACAAGGATGCCCCCCGCAAGAAGGAGCCGGAGCTCTTCCAGACGGTGTCCGAGGGGCTGCGGCAGCTGTACGCGCAGAAGCTGCTGCCCCTGGAAGAGCACTACCGCTTCCATGAGTTCCACTCGGCCGCGCTGGAGGACGCCGACTTCGACAACAAGCCCATGGTGCTCCTCGTGGGCCAGTACAGCACGGGCAAGACCACCTTCATCCGGCACCTGATGGAGCAGGACTTCCCGGGGATGCGCATCGGGCCCGAGCCCACCATCGCGGTCATGCACGGCCCCACCAGGGGCGTGGTGCCCGGCAACGCGCTCGTCGTCGACCCGCGGCGGCCCTTCCGCAAGCTCAAGGCCTTCGGCAACGCCTTCCTCAACAG